Within the Channa argus isolate prfri chromosome 12, Channa argus male v1.0, whole genome shotgun sequence genome, the region AAGAGTCTGCTGTGGAGTTTGTGGGAAAAGCTTCTATGATAAAGGTAAGAACCCCGTGACGCTGTTGCAGTCTGATCCTATATGAATTACTCTTCTAGCTCAACTTTCAGTATTTGGTATGACAGAGTTCTAGAAGGTTCCATTTAAGGGTAATGTCTTGTCTTAAGGTTCCACAGGGTTCATCCAAGATCCTCTGCTGATTTTGTATCTTTGGGTAACAGAAGGGTTCCATTCCTTGAAGTTTCTGTCACTATTTCTGCCATGGCATcgtttatttttgcatttcacacatCTCTTCCATATAGCTAAGattgaatgtgttttgcaaATCTTGTGCCTCGGGCTTATCAAAGTTTCAGTTTAGAGGGTTGTGTCTAGTGTTGTGTCTTCAGGTTTTACAGGGTTCAGTTGGTGATTCTATACTAATCTTGTGTATGGAAATTGTACAGGGATTTATTCCAGGTCCTGTATGAATCCTCTTCTGATCTTGGACTTTCCCAGGGTTCAATACAAAGTCTACTACAACTATTGATTCTTAGGGGTCCAAGAAGTTCAGTTTGAGGTCCTCTGCCGGTCTTGTGTCCTATTTTCTTCAGGTGCCAGTTTGAGATCCCCTACTTTATCATCACCAAGTGACTAGTTTTCTTCGTACACCTACAGACTACAGGGAGAAATGAGGAGGCAGAGTTGTTATTGCTATTATTTAGTATGTATTTAGAACATCTTTAGTACTGTTTTCCACTAATCTTGTGTCTCCAAATTCCATATATGCCAGATTTTCTCTTTCAGGTAGTTTCCATTCCACAAGCACCTGCTGTGAAGTAAAGTACATTTCTACCAACTTAAGAACAGCACaagttttcttctgtttgtgcaGGAACACTGAAGATTCACTACAACGCCGTCCATCTGAAGATCAAACATCGCTGTACGGTGGCAGGCTGCACAATGGTCTTCAGTTCACTGCGTAGCCGGAACCGGCACAGTGCAAACCCAAACCCACGACTACACACCAGcaccaacagagacacacacattcacaaaaaacCTGAAACACAGATAAATGAGGCTAAACGGCCTCGTAGAAACATACACAACACTCACACACGTATGTGCAGGGACAAAAAGGTTTACAACACACACTGCCAACAGGATGATGATAATGCATACACAATGAAAACGAGAGTAAACGGCCATACAGTCTCCCAACATGACAATTATTCTCACGCTGACTCCCCTCCTCTATCTTCTCACCCTGTACCACACAATGACACCCAGCGCTTCACCCCGAATGACTCTACCTACAGATCCAACCTGCACCTCCAGGCTGCACCTCCTCCTCTACTCCTCCCCAGTCACTGTGCTTCCCCGCTGGGCTCACCCCCCTCCATTGGGCCCTTGGTTGTTCCTGTGGCAGAGAAACCTAAACGCTGTCATCACTCGCTCAGCTGCAATGCACCTGATCCCACCCCCAGCACCATGGCAAACTCCAACAATCAGTCTGTGTTGTGTGACATCACAGAAGGAAAACAGGGAGACGCTTACGCCGCCCCAGTTACGAATCAGCAGCAAAGGTGGGACTCAGGTGACCCTCTGCCAAAGAAGAAGCCCAGGAAATCGAGCATGCCGGTAAAAATAGAGAGAGATGAGCTGAAGAAGAGGTCAAACAGGGAAGAGCAAGAGTGTTGAAGGTTTGTCACAACAAAACTTCCCACTCAGGAATTAACTGTTTTTGTTCCTGAATAAACATGAGGTAACACTGGTGTCCCACtggttttctttgctttatttcatacatttgaATCAATATTCAGgttcattgtatttttataaaattgaaATAGGTCTTTGAACTGATTGATAATTGATAACTGCAATAAAATCTTCAGTTAGCTACAGTAGCATAATTAGTAGACTGTATGAGCAGATTTCAAATCTAAAACCACAGACCTAATTCCTCTGAACCCCAGCTGtgtgaaatgctaaaataataaaatgcctGATATAAACTATACTTCTTTCACTTTTCATATGAACAGTCAAATGCATCACTTTTAATGTCCTGGAGAGACTAAAATGATACAATGCCCACCCTCCTCTAACATCTCTGGATTTTCTCCTGCCTTTGCGTGTGCAGAGCAACTGTAAACACTATAGGCTGAAGCCAAAAAAGACAATTAAGGTTTCCTTTAAAAGTGAAGACTATAAACCCTTTTGTGTAGAAAGTTTCattgaacaaaacacaaatgcatagtTGTTCATCAATAGTAAaatagtaaatatatatatatatatatatatatatatatatatatatatatatatatatttaaagctttttagttttgttacattttcccTCGTTTaggacaaatgttttattgctctttcgaacaacaaatatgtaattTGCATACTCATACTGTGCCTATGCAAAAATCATTGCTTACTCTCTGTCATGATGAAACGGAACTGTAGGCGCAAGTTTCGCTTTTTACTCGGGTAACATTTATGCACGCACCACGCACCGGAAACGCTTGCAGCTAGTAAACAATAAcctttacataaaatattagGGCTGCAGGTAACACGATGGATAGAAATACAGCGAATACTACTGAGTCCTTGAGCAAAACGGCTAATGCCGAATTCTTGAGAGAATTTGTCACCGAGAGACTCGTCGCTGCCTCCCGGGAAATTTTGACCGCCGTAGACAAACTCATAGCCGGATACGAGGAGGAGGCTTCGGGCTTCAGGCAGGAGATCGACCGACAGAAAAAGCAGCTGGAGGTTTTCCAACAGACTGAGGTCACACTCCGCAAATCCGGTTCGTTGGAATTTCTGGGTCTGAGTTTTGATGCCTTGAAATGAACAAAGTACTGAAAGAAATACTAGATTTTGGTTAATGAAGTTTGAGCGTCTTTAACAGAATGTACCAACAAATCAAGCCCACAAACAACATTGTGGATACAAAATTGATAGTAAATTATCTGATAAATTggataaatatgtaaataaatattatatatgataaattataacaaaagttataataataataataataataataataataataataatgttaaatcGATCCACAATGTTCTGTGTAGGCTTGATGGGTTGGTACATTCTGTTAAAGAAGCTCTTTTGCTAAACTTCACATATGTTTtcacatatatatttaactttttttagatGTGAAGTGCAGCAGGAGCCTCTGCCATGACGAGGAAGATGAGGTTGAAAAAGAGGAGGATGTGTTACCTAAGTGTCTGGAAAACCAGGAAAGCCTGAATAATCAAACTCCATCAAGGTTCCAGCATACATTTTGCTATTATTTTTGAATCTTCATGCAAGTCAGACATGAATAGGTTCAacattgaaaaataataaaagtttatatatttatagcTAAATAATTTCAGGTGTAATACAGATTGaattactgtattaaaaaagtagaaatgcTTAAGACAGATATAAAGAGAAATCTTAGtttccacttttgttttctgaaataaaacaaaaaagaaaaagtctgcCATAAGAGAAATCTAAAATCAggacattattaaaatgaagaaGAACAGTTTAGTTTGCAAATTGCAAATAATAAGCAAAATACACATCCATTTTTATTATCACGGTGGcagttttatatattataactCCATGAGAATTGTATATATACAATTTAAACTTATGGATGACCTGATACAGCATGAGTCTGGATATGCATGGATGTTAACTGCAACTTGACTGTCTGATTGCAATTCTAAACTCATACTCTATACAGCTGTATGTGTTGTATATGTAACCTGCTGTCAatcttcatgttttattttcctccagAGGTCGGTTTAAGAAGAGGAAGCACAGCAGACCTCTGATATGCAAGACACAGGATTATGTACATCTCAGTATCTGCATCCTGCAGGACCCACATACTGAAGTTCTGTCAAAAAATGGTGaagaacagtaaaaaaataaagtgatcTGACTGCCTTGTGCAAAGAACCTTAGAACCAAACCTGAACCCCTGTCCAGCTTATCTACTTTAAAAGTTTACTTGACTCAAACACAAATTCACATGTTGTGATATCAAACCACACAGTTGTGGTTTTATCAGCTGAGCATTCAGGATGTAGTGTTTTCATGTAGAAAATCTGTTGTGATTCTATCGTAAGTAATTaacctctctccctctttgtagttttaataatatatgtttgcactttaattttaactgctaaatacataaaaaacagtGTCTGGTTTTATAAAGAGTTTGGCAACCACAGATCTAAAGCCCTATTAGATTATTCATACAAAATAAACCTTTTAGAAGTGTTCTGATTGTGTTGTGCTTGACTCCCCTTTCAGTTTTGAAGAATTGTCATATGGTGAAGCTGAAGTGTCCTTGTGGCCTGCAGGAGGCTGAGTTTCTGGACCTGCTGAGGGCAACCTTCCCTCAGCTGACTGGTgataagaaatattttgatatctTAACATCCAACAAGACACGTAGGCTGCAGCAACTGAGACTAAAGACAGTAACACCAGAGGAGATCCACAGACATGTCAGCTGTACAGGATTAGGGAAGTCAACACTGTATATCAGACTGAAGGTAGCTTAGTTTGTTGctcttcaaatgtttttgaaaatagaatttttttttacagatgcaAAATGGAATTAGACCTCTTTATTTTTCCaggcacaaaataaatgtcCGCCTAATGAGGAAGAGATTCATCCTCTACCAACACAAGACATGAGCATCCAAGAttctctctccacctctgctGTGTTGACATGTGATGAAACGAGGCCACAAACAAggtatttctaaaataaatatacactacAGGCCTAAAAGCAAAGCAAGCAAAGCTGGAAGCACTAAATTGTccacaaaaattatatttagcaTAAGTGGaactaaataaaattgttaGTGGTCATTCAAACTGATAAATGCCttgattttaaacaacaaaaaagctctctgcaCAGAGGTGCATTGCTTCAAGTGAAGCCTCCACTCTTGTAAACCAAAAGATGTGGTTGGAAAATAACATATAGTGTCATGGTAACTGTGTTATTGGAAATGCAGTTCATCAATATGATACCAGAATAGGAGTCACAGATCTCTTTAATTAGTTTCTACAGTCTTCTACAGACCACAGTACATAACTGTATGATTGCCTCAGTGCAGCTTTTACCAGTTTGGGTTGCTGAGGCTGCTGAACTCACCGATTATAAAAAGGTGCCTACAGTACGTACTTTTGGCAATATGACATAATATCTGACAGACTTGTTGATGTGTTCCtctatttctttctcttgtgTCCCTCAGTAGCCGTATTCAGGAGGTTGAAGATAGCAGAGTGGAAGTTCTGTCCACCAGCTTAACGCAATACCAACAAGACATGGAAGGAGAGGCTGAATATTGTATAATTTCAGAAGTAGCTGAGGATGTGGTGTCCCACTCTACAGTTGAGTGTAAAGGGGATGGTAGTGATAAAGAGGCTAATGACAACAACAATGTCCTGGAACCAGACAAGAGTGATAAGCAGCTGAGGCAATGTGTCGCTGAATTCCAGTCAAATAAGGCAAAGAAACCTAAAGCCAGGCGTTCTTGTGtaaaaaccactgaaacaaaGACCAAGATCGTTGATGCTGTTCTCTCCTGCAAAGTCTGCGGAGCGCTGCACAACTCACAAGTCAAATTTGTCAAACACGTATGGTGTCATGTCAATGATTTAGGAAGTCCTTGTGGAGTCTGTGGACAGCTCTCAGAATCCGCAGAGGCACTGAAAGATCATCTTCGCTACCAACACAAAACtgataaatgtcacatttgtggGGAGTCTTTCCACAGTATTCTCAGTCTCAATGAGCATGTGGCTGCCCACTCAGGGGAGAGACCGTACCAATGTGATGTTTGCCACGAtatgtttgcattaaaattGTCCCTGGAGAATCACCGAAAACGTCATGGGGCAAGTAAGCTACACAAATGTTACTCTTGCCCTGAAGTGTTTGAACTGAAGGAGCAGTTAAAAGCTCACCACAGGACGCACAACAACAAGAAGATGCATCTCTGTGGCGTTTGCGGCAAATCCCTCAGCGACTACAGATCTTTGTCCCGTCACAAGTTTATCCATACAGGGGAAAGACCTCACAGCTGTCAGCTGTGTGGGAAGCGTTTCAAACTAATTGGAACACTAAGACAACATGAGAAGACTCACATGAACAGAGAGAGATCGTACCTCTGCGATGTTTGCTGCAAAATGTTCTTGACGAGCAAGCAGCTACAGATTCACATGAGAAGGCACACGAACGAGAAGCCATACTGCTGTGGTGAATGTGGCAGGGGATTCACAACCAAAGGACCCTTGACGATTCACATGCGGGTCCACACTGGAGAGACACCTTACCGCTGTCCAGACTGTGGCATATCCTTCAAACGCAAGAGCAATCTGGACGACCACCTGACAGTCCATACAGGTGTCAAGGCATTCGTCTGTGGCATTTGTGGAAAAGCATGCGCTCGCAAAACTCACCTGACGGTCCACATGAGGACCCACAATGGGGAGAGACCATACAAGTGTACCCTCTGTGACAAAGCCTTTACTCAGAGCCACTGTCTGAAAACTCACACGAAGAGCCACCAGGTAGGAGAAGCAGCAGTGTAACAGTAAGACAGACAAAAGTTTGTTctttacagaaaacaaagatAATAGTGCAATAACAAATGTTTGGGTTCATTGCCTGTCACACTATGCATGATGActcttaataaaatatttggtcTAATCAGAGATCATTGTCAGACTGTTCAGTCTATATTATGTTGTCAGATAAAGGTAAATTTTATGTCTATGATACAAGTagcaaaaacaagacaaagactTCACAACTACAGTAACAGTGCTTTAATCTAAACGTTAGCATTAAGTAGTTGTAATGTTTGCCATGCTCATCATTTTAGAATCATTTCAGAACCCTATGGAGggaatttaaaaattgtatgtaaataaaagtttaagcAAGGTTCTTGAGTTAATTTGAGGGTTGAGCACTAATTTTGCTATTAACCACAGCCTTAGATTTCATAAAAGGTTATCAAAGATTGTCTTTGATGTGACCACATCACTTCAAGTGAGCTTTGCAGTCCCAATCACAGATTACCTAAGCAACCTACATTTGCATTAGGCGCACAGCAAATCTGTTTCCATGTCAGAATTTACATAGGCACTGTCGTGTGCTGTGACTGGTTTGGGAAACGCGACATTACTtctgttttacaatttttattttcaccctCGTTGACAGCTAGAACTTTGTAAGAATATTCATGACTCACAAGCGTGTTACTATAGTAGAACATTCATATTTAATTGTGTTAATCACACACTTACTTTAAATACAGATATTAAGTACCAGATACATGCGATTTTCTGTATCTGTTACTATTTTAACTCCTGCTAACTCATACAAATGAATAAGATGTTGACTTAACAGCTATtaagtttttaaacatttaaatgacacatcttacaaaataatttataatttcacatttaatacatttgtcatTGAGATTCAGAAATGTCTGCAACACTTTTTGCAACACTGTAGTTTTGCAATGCGGTTGAGAAACAGCAGAGGTAACACCAAACTGCTGGGCAGGTCGATCCAGAATATAAACAACAGCACAACACAATAGTTATCAGAGTTCACTAATGCTGAATTGTATATCACATTACCAATCAGATTCCCACCAAATCTAAAGAAAAGCACCCCCATCATGGTCATGATAGTATGGAAAGCCTTCTTCTTGCATTGGCCAACACGCTCCTTGTTCCCACCCCCTCCTGGCCCTGGGCGCCTGAGAGCCCAGACAACTGAAACACTACAAAATGAGCTCACCATTAAAAAGATGGCCATACAGCTGCAATACACAATCATATTTAATGTAGAGCTGGTGAAAAAGCATACAGGCAGCCATCCAAAGGTCAGTAACCAAATGCATCCAGTGCTGACATTTCTGATCCTGACCCCACTTGCTTGTCTCAGATGCAGGTAGGTGATGGGATGAACAACAGCCAGGTAGCGCTCCAGACAGGTGAGGATATGAAACATAGCCTGACCAAGGGAAATTATAGACCAGCTGTAGAGACCTCCGCTCATCATCTCTGGGACATGGATGAAgccaccacaaaaaaaaacagttaaccCCAAGAATACAATCAGCTGCATGGCAATGGAGTGGTAGATGAAGAGGTCAGAGTTACTTGTTGCTGTCATATGAATTGAGCCTTGTTGTCTCCATTGTTGGTAACCCAGGTAGAGGACGACGATGAAGAGAGGGAGGACGAGGAGGTTGGTGATGGAGAAAGCATAGAAGATAAAAATGCTCGTTTGGGATGTAAAACAAGAGTTGTTGAGAGAGTGAAATGATAAGTTAGAAGACgagaggggaggaggaaaaAGTGAGAGATCAGCAAAGGAAGAGGAGTTGACTGACATACTTATTTAGACCTAAAGAGGAAAATGGACAAAAGGGGAAGCTGaaaagagaggggggagagagaatgttaaaatgaaatcaaaacatGGTTAATTTACCGTTGTAAGATTGGATTAAAATCCCAGGTAAAACAACTAAACGTGAACTTTATTTTGACTCCAACTTTTACCCctatgttatttgttttaacagtgAAGTAAAAACTACCTAGTTTAGTAGCTCTGATGATCAAATCTATCCCCACAAAACATTAGCTTTTTTCTCAGGTTTATactttttgtttccagtttttaCAACAGGCAGCAGTAGTGTTTGCTGATTGTTTTATCGGACAACTGGTCTTCAGTTTTCAGAGCTATTATCtgctttaacaacaacaacaacaaaaaaaaatgtaatggtgGTTTTAGAAGAAATTTCCCCCCAATATTAAGTCAACAAACAAGGATTTAAAACCGTTTTTTGCTTCATAAGAATTACAGATTTAGCACATATATAAAAACGTTTATAAACAGActaaatgtgaattttaataTGTGAGAAAgcattttaacacaagctatgAATGATACACTGATGATTCTTCAACAAAGAATCAAATTATAAACCACCAACAATGTATTCAACAATATTGTCACaccaaacaaactgaaactgtaaacaaatcttaaacaaacttttaaagtaAACCCACCTCAGCAGAGATCCTTATTGAATTCTTTCATCTGCGTCTCTAAACTTTGAATGCTGTTCACTGGTAGGTCACATGAACATAAACATCAGACATACGTGTCTGATTTAACAGGTGCAGGTGTGTATGTGGAACGAGTAAGAAAAGGActgatttggatttttttctttgcaaccGATATTTCACTACATCATTTTTTACGGTAAATTACAAaaggcaaatacatttttcccaGGATTGTTTCTCACCGTGGTCAGTTCAGCTGGACCATTATTTGAATGTTCTGATAATCATCTCTACattggtttgtgtgtggtgCACGAATTGCATACAGATGAAAGAAGTGAAATTctgttattataaaatgtatacctttatttaaatgaaacattgttATATGTTCTGTAATTATATTCTTATGTCACTATCATATCATACAATGCACATTATGCTCCAACTTAATGGTTTATTCTTCTAAGTTTACAACTATCTTAAACTATGTCAACTATGTAACAATATTCAGCTGTGGTTTATTTGATCCGTCCATTAAGAAGAACATTTTGCAGGATTCAAATAACTCCTGAACAAAGATTGTTTATTCAGATTGTGTTTATTCAAATTCTGTCATTTCACACAGCAGCCTGGTTCAGTGTCCATGGTGGTGTTATTATACACTGGCTGGCCAAAAAAGTCACCACAtggatttaactaagcaaataAGTAAGAGCCTTTCATTGGATAGTTACTGCAGTGATCAGCATGTCTCAGCTGGCAACAAGCTATTCGACCCTATCTGATGCAATGAGTACCTTCTCATTTTTTAATCAAGCAGGGTGGAATACACATCCCATGTTTGTGGAAACTGTATCAGAAGGGTCAAATTATTGGCCTACatcaagcaaaataaaaaaacggaCTCCCATGATCAGAACAGCATCTTGTAAATGAATAtacatgtgcaaaagttagtatAGTTTACATGATAAAAATCATCTGCTCACAGTGGGTCTTAGTATTAGTCAAATGCAACCTCAGACTAACAACAACATACAGTGCATACAGAAAGTTTTCCCGTTTTTTGTTAAACCCTTATTTCAAAATCgattaaattctttattttataagattctacaaacaatacctcatTATGGCaatatgaaagaagtttgtttgaaatctttgtaaatgtattttatttgaatgaaaaaatatcacatgtacataaatacataatcaAAAGCTTTATGATACCAATTTGCTTTGACTTTCCCCACTCAATCCCTCATATGAGTTGGTAATAATACAGCCTCACACAACTAATAGACTATATTTTTCCGTCTAGATGTCCACTGCATAGACTAAAGCTCAACCTAGCCTATAGTATTGTAAAAATAACTGGACTTTTGAAACTGACATGATGGGATCCTTTATCTCTGATGTGACCTGCAAAATGTGGTTTCACAGTAACGACTGTCATCCAGATTAATTCTTTTGTTTGCAGCACTGTAGTTTACCTATCCGTTGTAGAAACAGCAGGGGTAACACCAAACTGCTGGGCAGATCTAACCAGACTGTGGACATTAACACCACACAATAGTTATCTGCGTTCACCACTTTTGACTTGTATATTATATTGCTGGTCAGATTCCCCACAAACCTAATCACAAGCAGTCCCATTATAGCCATGATGGTGTAGAAGGCCCTCTTCTTTGagtggtcaacctgcttcttGTTCCCACCCACTTCCCTTGGCCCTTTGCGCATGAGAGCACAGAGAACGGAAATGCTGCAAAAAGAGACGATAATTAAAgtgaaaaccacacagcagcaatGCACGATGAAAAATGTGAGGGAGCTGGTTAGAAGCCACACAGCCATCCACCCAAAGCTCAGTAACCAAACACATCCTATGAGGCTTCTGATCCGGACTCTGCTTGCTTGTCTCATATGCAGGTACGTGATGGGGTGAACAATGGCCAGGTAGTGGTCCACACAGGTGAGGATTTGAAACAGACCCTGTCCAAAGGAAACTATATAGCAGATACACAAACCTCCCAGCATCATCTCTGGAAGAGCCATGTAACCACCagcaaaaataacaattaatgCCAAGAATTCATTCAGCTCCATGGCGGTGGCATGATAGGTGAAGAGGTCAGAGTGACTTGTAGCTGTCGTTGAAATGGAGTGTTGTTGCCTCATTTGCTGGTAACCCAGGtagaggatgaagatgaagagagggaggaggagaagattAATGATGGAGTGAGCGGCAAAGACAAAGATGCTCCTTCCAGACCTGAAACATGGGTGTATTTGAAGATCAAAGGATGAGATGGAGGATGAGAAATTATCAGTTGAAGAGAAGTTGACTGACATATTTATACGAATGGACACCTAAAGAAGAGAG harbors:
- the LOC137137182 gene encoding zinc finger protein 724-like isoform X2, yielding MDRNTANTTESLSKTANAEFLREFVTERLVAASREILTAVDKLIAGYEEEASGFRQEIDRQKKQLEVFQQTEVTLRKSDVKCSRSLCHDEEDEVEKEEDVLPKCLENQESLNNQTPSRGRFKKRKHSRPLICKTQDYVHLSICILQDPHTEVLSKNVLKNCHMVKLKCPCGLQEAEFLDLLRATFPQLTGDKKYFDILTSNKTRRLQQLRLKTVTPEEIHRHVSCTGLGKSTLYIRLKTSLFFQAQNKCPPNEEEIHPLPTQDMSIQDSLSTSAVLTCDETRPQTSRIQEVEDSRVEVLSTSLTQYQQDMEGEAEYCIISEVAEDVVSHSTVECKGDGSDKEANDNNNVLEPDKSDKQLRQCVAEFQSNKAKKPKARRSCVKTTETKTKIVDAVLSCKVCGALHNSQVKFVKHVWCHVNDLGSPCGVCGQLSESAEALKDHLRYQHKTDKCHICGESFHSILSLNEHVAAHSGERPYQCDVCHDMFALKLSLENHRKRHGASKLHKCYSCPEVFELKEQLKAHHRTHNNKKMHLCGVCGKSLSDYRSLSRHKFIHTGERPHSCQLCGKRFKLIGTLRQHEKTHMNRERSYLCDVCCKMFLTSKQLQIHMRRHTNEKPYCCGECGRGFTTKGPLTIHMRVHTGETPYRCPDCGISFKRKSNLDDHLTVHTGVKAFVCGICGKACARKTHLTVHMRTHNGERPYKCTLCDKAFTQSHCLKTHTKSHQMQVGDGMNNSQVALQTGEDMKHSLTKGNYRPAVETSAHHLWDMDEATTKKNS
- the LOC137137182 gene encoding zinc finger protein 724-like isoform X1; this translates as MDRNTANTTESLSKTANAEFLREFVTERLVAASREILTAVDKLIAGYEEEASGFRQEIDRQKKQLEVFQQTEVTLRKSDVKCSRSLCHDEEDEVEKEEDVLPKCLENQESLNNQTPSRGRFKKRKHSRPLICKTQDYVHLSICILQDPHTEVLSKNVLKNCHMVKLKCPCGLQEAEFLDLLRATFPQLTGDKKYFDILTSNKTRRLQQLRLKTVTPEEIHRHVSCTGLGKSTLYIRLKTSLFFQAQNKCPPNEEEIHPLPTQDMSIQDSLSTSAVLTCDETRPQTSSRIQEVEDSRVEVLSTSLTQYQQDMEGEAEYCIISEVAEDVVSHSTVECKGDGSDKEANDNNNVLEPDKSDKQLRQCVAEFQSNKAKKPKARRSCVKTTETKTKIVDAVLSCKVCGALHNSQVKFVKHVWCHVNDLGSPCGVCGQLSESAEALKDHLRYQHKTDKCHICGESFHSILSLNEHVAAHSGERPYQCDVCHDMFALKLSLENHRKRHGASKLHKCYSCPEVFELKEQLKAHHRTHNNKKMHLCGVCGKSLSDYRSLSRHKFIHTGERPHSCQLCGKRFKLIGTLRQHEKTHMNRERSYLCDVCCKMFLTSKQLQIHMRRHTNEKPYCCGECGRGFTTKGPLTIHMRVHTGETPYRCPDCGISFKRKSNLDDHLTVHTGVKAFVCGICGKACARKTHLTVHMRTHNGERPYKCTLCDKAFTQSHCLKTHTKSHQMQVGDGMNNSQVALQTGEDMKHSLTKGNYRPAVETSAHHLWDMDEATTKKNS
- the LOC137137182 gene encoding zinc finger protein 724-like isoform X3; amino-acid sequence: MDRNTANTTESLSKTANAEFLREFVTERLVAASREILTAVDKLIAGYEEEASGFRQEIDRQKKQLEVFQQTEVTLRKSDVKCSRSLCHDEEDEVEKEEDVLPKCLENQESLNNQTPSRGRFKKRKHSRPLICKTQDYVHLSICILQDPHTEVLSKNVLKNCHMVKLKCPCGLQEAEFLDLLRATFPQLTGDKKYFDILTSNKTRRLQQLRLKTVTPEEIHRHVSCTGLGKSTLYIRLKAQNKCPPNEEEIHPLPTQDMSIQDSLSTSAVLTCDETRPQTSSRIQEVEDSRVEVLSTSLTQYQQDMEGEAEYCIISEVAEDVVSHSTVECKGDGSDKEANDNNNVLEPDKSDKQLRQCVAEFQSNKAKKPKARRSCVKTTETKTKIVDAVLSCKVCGALHNSQVKFVKHVWCHVNDLGSPCGVCGQLSESAEALKDHLRYQHKTDKCHICGESFHSILSLNEHVAAHSGERPYQCDVCHDMFALKLSLENHRKRHGASKLHKCYSCPEVFELKEQLKAHHRTHNNKKMHLCGVCGKSLSDYRSLSRHKFIHTGERPHSCQLCGKRFKLIGTLRQHEKTHMNRERSYLCDVCCKMFLTSKQLQIHMRRHTNEKPYCCGECGRGFTTKGPLTIHMRVHTGETPYRCPDCGISFKRKSNLDDHLTVHTGVKAFVCGICGKACARKTHLTVHMRTHNGERPYKCTLCDKAFTQSHCLKTHTKSHQMQVGDGMNNSQVALQTGEDMKHSLTKGNYRPAVETSAHHLWDMDEATTKKNS